ACGATGTCGGGGCCGGCCGCGGCGGCGGTCCGGAAGGCGAGGTCCATCGCCCCGGGCTCCTCCGGGTTGGGGAAGGCCACCGTCGGGAAGTCGGGGTCGGGCTCGGCCTGCTCGGCGACCACGGTCGGGGCGGGGAAGCCGGCCTTGGCGAAGGCGGCGACCAGGACGTCCCGGCCGACCCCGTGCAGCGGGGTGTAGACGACGTCGAGATCGCGCGGGCCGCCCGGTTCGAGAACGCCGGCGGCCCGGGCGAGGTACGCCTCGACGACCTCCTCGCCGAGCACCTCCCAGCCCTCCTCGGCGCGCGGGACGTCGGCGAGCGCGACGATCGCGTCGATCTCGTCCGCGATGCCGGCGTCGGCGGGCGGGACGATCTGGGCGCCGTCGCCCAGGTAGACCTTGTAGCCGTTGTCCTGGGGCGGGTTGTGGCTGGCGGTGACGGTGACGCCGGCGGCGGCGCCCAGGTGCCGGACGGCGAACGCGAGCACGGGGGTCGGCAGCGCGCGCGGCAGCAGGGCGGCGCGCAGGCCGGCGCCGACCATCACGGCGGCGGTGTCGCGGGCGAAGTCGTACGACTTGTGGCGGGCGTCGTAGCCGATCACCACGAGGTCGCCCAGCTGCTCGCGCTTGACGTACGCGGCGAGGCCGGCGGCGGCGCGGACGACCACGGCGCGGTTCATCCGCATCGGGCCGGCGCCGAGTTCGCCGCGCAGGCCGGCGGTGCCGAACTGGAGCCGGCCGGCGAAGCGCTCGCTCAGCTGGGACCAGGCGATCCGGTTGCCGGACTCGGTCTCGCCCTCGGCCTCGGCCAGCAGGGCCGACAGCTCCTCGCGGGTCTGCGGGTCGGGGTCCTCGGCCAGCCAGGCCCGGGCCCGGGCGAGGAGGTCGGTGGTGGGTGCCTGGGTCATCGCTTCCAGCTCCAACGGGGACGTCGTGCGGATGTCGGCGGGTGCGCCCGGGGACCGGGTCCGGGGGCGTTGTTCGGGGCCCGTGGCCGGCGAGGGCGTGCGGGCGGAGGGGGCGGGCGGACCGACGGGGTCCGCGGGAGGCGTCCCGCGGACCCCGTCAGTGCTGATTCTGCGCCGCGGGCGGCTCAGATCCGCTCAAGGACCTTCGCCAGCAGCGCGCCCATGCGCTCGGCGGAGGCCTTGCCGGCCTCCAGCACCTCGGCGTGGTTGAGCGGCTCGCCGGTGATGCCGGCCGCCAGGTTGGTCACCAGGGAGATGCCGAGCACCTCGGCGCCGGCCTCGCGGGCGGCGATGGCCTCCAGCGTGGTGGACATGCCGACCAGCTCGCCGCCGATCACCCGGGCCATGTGCACCTCGGCCGGGGTCTCGTAGTGCGGGCCGCGGAACTGGACGTACACGGCCTCGTCGAGGGACGGGTCCACCTCGCGGCACAGCTCGCGCAGCCGCTTGGAGTAGAGGTCCGTCAGGTCGACGAAGTTGGCGCCGACGATCGGGGAGTCCGCGGTGAGGTTGATGTGGTCGCTGATCAGGACCGGCTGGCCGGGGACCCAGCCCTGGCGCAGGCCGCCGCAGCCGTTGGTCAGCACGATGGTCCCGCAGCCGGCGGCCGCGGCGGTGCGCACGCCGTGCACCACGGTGGCCACGCCGTGGCCCTCGTAGTAGTGGTTGCGGCCGAGGAAGATCAGGGCGCGCCGCTCGCCGTCCGGACCGGGGATCCGCACGGACCGGATCTTGCCGGAGTGGCCGGCCACGGCCGGGGCGGGGAAGCCGGGGAGCTCGGTGACCGCGAACTCGGCCACCGTCTCTCCGAGGGCGTCGGCGGCGGGCACCCAGCCGGAGCCCATCACCAGGGCGACGTCGTGGCGCTCGGCACCGGTCAGCTCGCGCAGGCGCTCGGCGGCGGCCTGGGCGGCGGCATAGGGGTCGGCGAAGACGACCGACTGAGGAGATACGTTCACGGGTCCGAGGATAGACGGGAATCGACTACGCGCGTAGAAAACCCTCTCAGGCCATGCCGGATTGTTACCCGGATGACCCAAAACCACAGGTCGAGGCCGGATCTGACCGTGCCCGTCCGGCAATACCCACAAACGTGGCCGCCCCGGCCGGCGCCACCCGCTCCGGACGGGGGCGTCCGGCCGCCCGGCGAACCTGCCCGGCCGCCGCCGAACCTGCCCGGCCGCCCGCCGAACCCGTCCGGTCCGTCCGGCCCGGTGGCCGGGTGCGGCCGGGGCGGCCGGTCAGAGCCGCTTCGCGCTGCGCAGGCCCTTGGCGTACATCCCGTTGTCGTCCAGGCGCGCGGTGCCGCCCTTGTCGCCGAAGGTCGGGCCGTCGGCCTCCTCCCGGCTGGAGATGTAACGCGGGTGCCCGTCGGTGTCGATGCCCAGGAAGATCCCGGTGTGGTCCAGCCTGGCGCCCGTCCGGGTGTCGATCTCGAAGAAGACCAGGTCACCGGGCTGCAGGGCGTCGATCGACGCCGGCCGCACCGTCACGTCGGAGCCGGGCAGCGTGGTCAGCGGCAGGACGGGCACACCGGGCGAGAACCGGGCCAGGCCGTTGGCACTGCGGGCCAGGCCGGCGCCCGCCACGTCCTTGCTGAGCAGTGGGTACCCCGACCGGTAGCCGTAGACCATCCGGACGAAGCCGGAGCAGTCGAAGGCGCCGTAGCGGGTCTTGTCCGGCTGCTTGGTGGCCTTGTCGGCGAAGGTGTACGGGATCCCCAGGTAGTCGAAGAAGTCGGTTTGCTCCAGCCGGAAGTCCTGGCCGGTGGAGCCGTCCGGGTTGATCGGCCCGAACGAGGCGTCACCCCGGTAGCGGACGCCCTTGGCGTCCTTCTCGGGCGCCGCGCCGGCCATGTACTGGGTGGCGATCGCCAGCACGTCGTCCGCGGTGCTGCCCAGCGACTGCTGGAACCACGTCCGGAACCACGCCTCGCCCTCGGCCCCGGCCCGCCACGGCTGGGGCAGCAGCCGCACCCAGGAGTCCCCCGTGACCGTCGCCGAGGTGGTGCCCGGCTCGGCGAAGACCCGGCCGGGGCCGGTCAGCACGGCCGTCCTGGCCTTGTCGGTGAGGGTCGCCAGCACCGCGCCGCCGGCGTCCCGGACGACCGTGCGGTCGGGGGCGGCCAGCCGCTCGTAGCGGTAGGTGCCGGCCTGCGGCGCGGCCCCCGCGGCCTGGTGGGTGGCGTGGGCGACCAGCGGGGCCGCCGCGGCCACGGGCTGCTCCGCGCGCCGCCGGAGCTCCACGGTCAGGTAGCCGCTGGTGGCCAGCAGCGTCAGCGCGAGCGCGCCACTGAACACGGACTTGCGGGAGACGCTCATTGCGGGGTCCTCGGGAGGAGACGGGGCCGGGCCGGCCGGGAGCGGGCGGTGCGGCGGGGGCGTGCGGGCTGCTCAGCTGCCGGGCAGGGCGCCGAGCAGCAGGCCGGCGGTGAGCACCACGTAGTTCGCCAGGGTCACCGTGCTGGTGGCCATCAGCGTCGCCGCGCGCGGCTGGCGGACCAGCTGGTAGGCGATCAGGCCGGGCACGATGAAGCCCAGCGTCTGGTTGGCGTACAGGGTCGGCAGCTCGCGCTGCAGCACCAGCATCACCGTCGCCTGGAGCACGACCCCGGTGAGCACCACGGCGGCGAACAGCCGCTTGCCGTAGAGGATCACCAGCTTCTGGACCAGCCGGGTCGCCAGGTAGGTGAGCAGCGTGACCCCGATCACGATGCCGACCCGCTGGAGGTCCTCGACCAGGGTCAGCGCCAGCCAGCCCGGGGTGATCATGCCGCCGGGGGAGAGGTTGGTGGTCAGGTAGCAGACGAGCGAGAAGACCAGGCCGAGCGCGATGCCGATGGCGGCGATCTCGGGGGTGAGCTCGGTGGGTATCACTGCTGGTCTCCGTACTGGTACTGGAACTGGTCCGGCGCGGGCGGCCGCGGCTGCTGGTGCTGGTCCGGCGTGGTGTCCGGCCGCTGCCGGTACGGGCCGGGCGGCTGGTACCGGCCGGGCTGGGAGTACTGGCCGGGCTGGGGGAACCGGTCCGGCTGCCGGTACCGGTCCGGCTCCGGGTACTGGTCGGGCTGCCGGTACCGGTCCGTTGCGGGGTAGGGCGACGGCTCCCCGGACCGGTCCGCCGGGTGCTGCTGCCGGGGCCCCTGCCGGTGCGCTGCCGGGTACCCCTGCTGGGCCTGGTCCGGGTACGCCTGCGGGTGGGGGTGACCCGGCTGCGCGTACGGCGCCTGGCGCCCGTAAGGCTGCGGCTGTCCGTACGGCTCCGGCTGCGCGTACGGCTCCGGGTACGGACGGGCCTGCGGGGTCGCCTGCGACGGGACGCCGTCCCCGGGCCAGGGCGCGCCGCGGCGGGGCCGGGCGGGCCCGGGCACCGGTGCGAACACGTCGGCCGCCGGGGGGAACGGGTCCGCGGCCGGGGGGAACGGGTCCGCCGCCCGGGGCGCGAAGAGGTCCGCCGCCGTGGGCGCGTCCTCGTCCGCCGCCTCGTCCGCCTCGTCGTCGGGGGCGAGGTGGGTGAGCTCCTCCAGGAAGAGCTCGCCCTGGCCGTGGATGTTGCCGACCGCGACCAGCGAGGTGTCGGGGCCGAGCGCGGCCAGCAGTTCGGCGGTGAGCTCGGCCGGGTCGCGCCGGTCGCCGCCCAGGTCCACCACCCGGCCCTGCCAGTCGGCGGGGATGCCGTCCCGGGCGCTTCTGGTCGGGTGGCCGATCAGGAAGACCGTGTCCGGGTCCAGGTCGGGCACGATGCCGCCCATCTGGCCGTTGCGCTCGACCCGGTCCGGGCGGCAGTTGATCACCACGTTCAGCGGCCGGTGGATCGCCCCGAGGTCCAGCAGCTGCTGCACGTTCATCAGCGTCGACTCCGGGTCGTTCGCCGCGAAGACGTTGGCGAAGCGCAGCCGCTTGCCGTCCGCGGTGCGGTAGCGGTCGACGGACAGCACGCCCGGGTCCGGCGGGGCCTCCCACATGCCGCGCAGGGCCGTCCCGCGCTCCACGCCGAGCAGTTCGGCGACGGCCAGCGCGATCGCCACGTTCTCCTTGAAGGTGAACCAGCTGAAGCCGCGCAGCTCCTCGTCGCTCACCGTCTCCGGGTCGACCACGATCAGCTCGCAGTTCCGGCGGGCGGCCTCCTCGCGCAGGATGTCCACCCGGTCGCGCTCGGCCGTCACGCAGACACCGCCGACGGGCATCGAGCGGGAGAGGGAGCGCGCCACGTCGTCCAGGGTCGGCCCCATCTCGGCGAGGTGGTCCTCGCGGACGTTGCAGAGCACGCCGATGGTCGAGCGGATCAGCTTGGTCTGGTTGACCTCCTGGAGGGCCGGCATCACCGCCATGCACTCGATCACCAGGGCGTCGGGCCGGTAGGTGGCGGCCCGCCGGACGATGCCGATCTGCTCCACCACGTTGGCGATGCCGAACTTGCGGTAGACCGGCTCCTCGGTCGCGTCGGGGTGGATGAACCGGGCCGCCGTGCCGGTGGTCTTGGCGACCGTCACCAGGTCGCCGCCGCGCAGCGCGCCGGCGCACAGCCGGGTGATCGAGCTCTTGCCCCGGATGCCGTTGACCAGCACCCGGACCGGGATCTGCTCCAGGGCCGCGAAGTGCCGGCGCTGTTCGACGATGCCCGCCACCAGCAGCACGGCGCAGCACACCACCAGCACGATGTAGAGGAAGAGCACGGGGTTCCTTCGGCCGGTCCGATCGGTCGGCGGCGCGGGGGTCTCGGGTCGTACGGCGGGCGTACGGCGGTCGGTCGTACGGCGGGTCGCGGGTGGTGCCGGGCGGCGGGGCCCTAGCGGTGTCCGGCACCGGCCGGGGTGGGCGGGGCCGCCGGCGGCCCTGGCGCCCGGGCCGCCCGGGCCGCCCGGCGGCCGGCGGACGGCCGGCCCAGCAGTTCCAGCTCCTGCCGGAGCAGTTCCAGGCTGCGGGCGACCGCCCCCACCTCGTCGTGGTGCGCGGGGTACAGCACCGTCCGGCGGTCGCCCGCGGCCAGCGCCTCCGCGCTCGCGGCGAGCCGGCGCAGCGGGATGCCGACCGCGACGAACAGCCAGCCGAGGCAGAGCGCGGCCGCGGCGAGGCCGAGCATCCCGGCCAGCACGGCCCGCCGGTCGGCCTTGTTCTGGTCCAGGTGGAGCCAGGCCACCGGCTGGGCGCTGACCACGGACCAGCCGAGCCTGGCCACCGTGCCGTTGCCGCCGAGCGGGGCCGCCGCCAGCACGGCCGGGTCGCCGCCGTGGCGGACCACGTCGGCGGCGGCGCCCTTGCCGGCCGAGGTGAGCACCGCCTCGGCGCGGGCCTCGGGCAGGTCGCCGAAGGAGCTGAAGGCCTCGTTGGCGGAGAGCACCTTGTGCCGGTCGTCGATCAGCCAGACCCGGCCGAGGCCGGGGCGGGTCAGCAGGCCGTCGAGGAACTCGCGCTTGAACTCCCCGACCACCACGGCGGTCGGCGGGGCGGCGGCCGCGGCCGCCTCGGCGGCCGGGTCGGCGCTCTCGCCCTGGGCCTGCGGGCCGAGCCCGACCCGGGCGGCCACCTGCGGCTCCTTGCCGGACTTGTTGAGGAGCAGGACGCCGTCCGGCCCGACCGTCCCGGCGCCCGCGTGCCGCGGCGCCTCGCCGGCCCGGGCCACCACGGCGCCGGTGGGGCCGAGTACGTACAGCGACCGGTAGCGGCCGTGCTCGGCGAGGGTGCCGCGGAGCACCGCCTCGATCGGTTTGGCCTCGGTACCGTCGCCGAGCGCCGGGGCGATCGACCTGAGGTCGGCGTAGCCCTCGTTGAGCGCCTGCCGGATCCGGTCCGCGGCGGTGTCGGTGCGGTCCCGCTGGGCGGAGACCACCTGGCCGGGTACCCGGATCGCGCCCTTGTCGCCGCTCAGCAGCAGCAGCGGGCCGGACCAGCTGAGGACGACCACCGCGCAGAGGGCGAGCGGCAGGGCGATGCCGGGGGCGAACCGGCGCCGGCGGCCCGCGGTGGCCGGCGGCTCGGTGGCCGGCGGCCTGGCGGGGTCGAGCAGTTGGAGGCGGACCTCCTCCAGGGCGCGGGTGATCCGGCCGGCCTCGCCCCGGGCGGGTCCGGAGACCGGCTGGTCGAGCCGCTCGCCGCGGGTCAGCCGGCGGGACTCCAGGAAGAGCCGCAGCAGCGGGCGCTGCAGGGTGAGCACGAGCAGGCCGGCGACCAGCAGGGCGACCAGCAGCAGGGCGCCGGTGGCGGCCAGCCCGAGCAGCGGGTGCCGCAGGCTGCCGGCCTGCCGGTCGACCGTGGTGCTGGAGACCAGGGTGAGGCCGAGCGGGGCGGCCAGGTCCTGGGCGGTGGTGCCGGCGACGGCCGAGTAGCCGACGATCCGGCGGGTCCCGTGCTGGTCCGGCGGGCCGACCAGGCTGCCGGAGGTGACCTCCGCGGTGCCTGCGGGCTGCCGCGCGACGCGGGTGCGGGCGGCGCCGACGATCCGCTTGTCGGGCTCGGAGGTGAGCGGCGGGCCGGCGCTGTCGAGCACGGCTCCGGTGTTGTCGAGCACCTGCAGGCTCTGGGACTTCCCGGTGGTGATGCCGGGCAGCCGCAGGCCGCCGGACGCGACCAGCAGGGCCCGCTCCCCGGTAGGGGTGGCCACCAGGGCGAAGGTCAGCAGTCGGGGGCCGCCGGCGGTGCCGGTGAGCACGGGGGCGGGCGCGGTGTCGCCGAGCGCGCCGAGGTCGAGCAGTCCGGCCAGCGGCACGGTCTCGCCGCGGGCGGCGAGCAGCTTGCCGCTGCCGGGCTGGAGGATCACGGTGCCGCGCCACTTCTGGTAGGCCTGGCCGAGGGCGCCGAGCACGGCGGCCGGCTCGGCGGGCGCGGTGTCGAAGCGGGCGGCGGCGCGGCGCAGGTCGGTGGCGTTCTCGTTGACGGCGGCGCGCAGCGCGGTGGCCCCGTCCTCGGCCGCGTACTGCTGGGACTCCCGGACGGCCTGCGGGGCGTCGTCCAGGCGCAGCCCGCCGACGGCGACGGCGGTGAGCGCGGAGACGGCCAGCAGCAGGACCAGCAGGAGGGCGATGGGTGGCCGGATCCCGCCGAGCAGGGGCATGTCCGCCCGGCGGCGGTAGCGGTGCTGGCGAGGCGGTGACGCGGCCGTGCTCAAGGAATGCCTCGATGTCGAAGGTGGGCGGCCTGCCCGCTCCGGACAGCTCGCATACGCAGTTTTACAACCTGAAAAGCATACGTATCCACGGTGGCTTGAGCGGACCGGAGGGGTCACAGCTGGATACCGATCCGCCCGGTCGGTCGGTTTTTCCACGTCCGGGCGCCGCGCGAGGGGTGTGCGGCCGGCGTCCCGCCCGGCGGCCGCGGCGGCCGCGGCGGTCGTGGCCCGCGGGGCCGGTAGGTTCTCCGGCATGGAGATACGGGTTTCCCGGCGCCGGGTGCTGCCGGTGGTGCTGCTGCTGGCGCTGGCGGCGCTGGCGGGGGTGCTGACCGCGACGCTGCTCGGCGCCGGCCCGTCCGGGGCGAACGGCCGGGCCGGCGCCGGCAAGGCCTCCGCCGCCGGGCGCGCCACCGGCCCGGAGCAGGTGGACCTGGCGGCCCGGGTGGACGCCTGGACCGCCGGGTTCGGGCCCTCGACGCCCTACAGCTCCCCCGACGAGGGGCAGCGCCGGGCGGTCGTCGACGGCGTGGCGCAGGCGGTGGAGGGGCACCCGGACCAGGCGGACCGGAGCCTGCGGACGGTCGGCTACCGGCTGACCGAGTTCGTGGACAGCGGCTCCGGGCGGCGGCTGGCCGAGATCGCCGACGGCTCCGGACACGAGGCCGAGCGCGGCTGGGGCCGGGTGTACGTGGACCTGTCCGCGAAGGCGTCCTGGTCGGTGCAGGTGCCGCACCCGGTCTTCGACACCCGGACCGAACTGCTCGGCGTCGAGGTCTTCCGGGACGCGCCGGGCGGGGTGCTGGTGCTGGCCGGGGCGCACCGCAAGGCCGGGGCCGGCGGCTCCTCCGACCCGGCGCACCGGACGGACACCGTGTTCGACGCGGTGCTCCAGGCGACGGCGGCGCGCGGACTGCCGGGTCTCCAGGTGCACGGTTTCGACGAGGGCAGCCTGCCGGGGCAGGACGCGGTGCTGTCCGGCGGGACCGCGCCCCCCGGGCCGGCCCTCCGGTCGACCGCCGACGGCCTGGAGGGGGCCGGGTTCGCCGTCTGCCGGGCCTGGCGCGACAAGTGCGGCCACCTGGAGGGGACCACCAACGTGCAGGGCCGTTTCGCGGCCGGCCTGGGCCTGCCCTGGCTGCACGTCGAGCTGGGCAACGGGCTGCGCACCGATCCGGAGCGGCGCGCGGAGGTGGCGGCCGTGCTGGCGGTCACCGCGCGGTCCTGGGGCGGCGGCGCCACACCGTGAACGGGGGCGCCGGCCCGGGTGGTCCCGGCACGGCGGGCCGTCCGGCCGGTGGGAGCCGTCAGCAGGGCCGGCGGCGCAGGTCCAGCACGTAGTCGTGGGGGGCGCCGGCGCTCTCGGCCGCGTCCGCGATCAGCCCGAGGTAGCGGGCGGCGGGCAGGCCGCCCTCGTAGTCGTTCAGGACGTACGTCCAGACCTGGATGTCGCCGTCCAGGGTGTGCGCCCGCAGCTTCATCTTGCGGTAGATGCCGAGCTGCACGCCCTCCCAGCGGTCCAGCCCCTCCTCGTCCATCGGGGCGACGTCGTAGAGCGAGACGAAGACCTGCTCCTTCTCGTCCTCCACCACGGTGGCCAGCGAGCCCTCCCAGCCGAGCTGCTCGCCGCCGAAGGTCAGCCGCCAGCCGTCCAGCCAGCCCGTGCCGCGCAGCGGGGAGTGCGGGGCACGGCGGGTCATCTGCCGGGCATCGAGGTTGGTGGCATACGCGGCGTAGAGGGGCATGGGCGCCAGCCTACGGGAGTTGAACGCGGGAACCGGTCGGGGGAGCGTCCACGGGTGCGCCGGGCCGCCGCCGACCGGGGATCGTCGCCCGGCGCCGGCAGGGCAGCCGTGACCCCGGCGTGGCGGCGGGGTCGGCGTGCGGGACAATGGTGCACGTGACTCGGATCGTGATCATCGGTGGCGGACCTGGCGGATACGAGGCAGCCCTGGTGGCGGCCCAGCTCGGCGCGGAGGTGACCGTCGTCGACCGCGACGGCCTCGGCGGATCGGCGGTGCTCACGGACTGCGTGCCGTCGAAGACCCTGATCGCGACCGCGGAGGTGATGACCACCTTCGACAGCTCGTACGAGGAACTCGGCATCATCGTCGCGGACGACACGCCCCCGATCGAGGGATCGGCCCGGGTCGTCGGCGTGGACCTCGGCAAGGTCAACCGACGCGTCAAGCGCCTGGCGATCGCGCAGTCGCACGACATCACCCAGTCCGTGACCCGGGCCGGCGTGACGGTGCTGCGCGGCAAGGGCCGGCTCGGCGGCGGCGGGCAGGCCGCGGACGGCTCCCGCGAGGTGCTGGTGGACGGCCCCGACGGCGGCGTCCAGACGCTGCGCGCCGACGCGGTGCTGATCGCCACCGGTGCCCACCCGCGCGAGCTGCCCGACGCGCAGCCCGACGGCGAGCGGATCCTGACCTGGACCCAGGTCTACGACCTGGAGGAGCTGCCGCGCGAGCTGATCGTGGTCGGCTCCGGCGTCACCGGCGCCGAGTTCGCCGGCGCGTACCAGGCGCTCGGCTCCAAGGTCACGCTGGTCTCCAGCCGCGACCGGGTGCTGCCGGGTGAGGACCCGGACGCCGCCGAGGTGCTGGAGGAGGTCTTCCGGCGCCGCGGCATGAACGTGATGAGCCGCTCGCGGGCCGAGGGCGCCAAGCGGGTGGGCGACCACGTGGAGGTCACTCTCGCCGACGGCCAGGTGATCCGGGG
The sequence above is a segment of the Kitasatospora sp. NBC_00240 genome. Coding sequences within it:
- a CDS encoding poly-gamma-glutamate biosynthesis protein PgsC/CapC, translating into MIPTELTPEIAAIGIALGLVFSLVCYLTTNLSPGGMITPGWLALTLVEDLQRVGIVIGVTLLTYLATRLVQKLVILYGKRLFAAVVLTGVVLQATVMLVLQRELPTLYANQTLGFIVPGLIAYQLVRQPRAATLMATSTVTLANYVVLTAGLLLGALPGS
- a CDS encoding phospho-sugar mutase, whose product is MTQAPTTDLLARARAWLAEDPDPQTREELSALLAEAEGETESGNRIAWSQLSERFAGRLQFGTAGLRGELGAGPMRMNRAVVVRAAAGLAAYVKREQLGDLVVIGYDARHKSYDFARDTAAVMVGAGLRAALLPRALPTPVLAFAVRHLGAAAGVTVTASHNPPQDNGYKVYLGDGAQIVPPADAGIADEIDAIVALADVPRAEEGWEVLGEEVVEAYLARAAGVLEPGGPRDLDVVYTPLHGVGRDVLVAAFAKAGFPAPTVVAEQAEPDPDFPTVAFPNPEEPGAMDLAFRTAAAAGPDIVIANDPDADRCAVAVPDPDAEGGWRMLRGDEVGALLGEALVAKKAVGTFATTIVSSTLLGRIAAAAGLGYAETLTGFKWISRAEGLRYGYEEALGYCVDPEGVRDKDGISAALLVAELAAGLKRAGRTLGDLLDDLAVEHGLHATDQLSVRVSDLSLIADAMRRLRERPPTVLAGLRVTQADDLTAGSADLPPTDGLRYQLAGEGVRSARIVVRPSGTEPKLKCYLEVVLPVGSADALGAARAAAADVLAHVKRDLAEAAGIEA
- a CDS encoding NlpC/P60 family protein, which produces MSVSRKSVFSGALALTLLATSGYLTVELRRRAEQPVAAAAPLVAHATHQAAGAAPQAGTYRYERLAAPDRTVVRDAGGAVLATLTDKARTAVLTGPGRVFAEPGTTSATVTGDSWVRLLPQPWRAGAEGEAWFRTWFQQSLGSTADDVLAIATQYMAGAAPEKDAKGVRYRGDASFGPINPDGSTGQDFRLEQTDFFDYLGIPYTFADKATKQPDKTRYGAFDCSGFVRMVYGYRSGYPLLSKDVAGAGLARSANGLARFSPGVPVLPLTTLPGSDVTVRPASIDALQPGDLVFFEIDTRTGARLDHTGIFLGIDTDGHPRYISSREEADGPTFGDKGGTARLDDNGMYAKGLRSAKRL
- a CDS encoding HAMP domain-containing protein, which encodes MSTAASPPRQHRYRRRADMPLLGGIRPPIALLLVLLLAVSALTAVAVGGLRLDDAPQAVRESQQYAAEDGATALRAAVNENATDLRRAAARFDTAPAEPAAVLGALGQAYQKWRGTVILQPGSGKLLAARGETVPLAGLLDLGALGDTAPAPVLTGTAGGPRLLTFALVATPTGERALLVASGGLRLPGITTGKSQSLQVLDNTGAVLDSAGPPLTSEPDKRIVGAARTRVARQPAGTAEVTSGSLVGPPDQHGTRRIVGYSAVAGTTAQDLAAPLGLTLVSSTTVDRQAGSLRHPLLGLAATGALLLVALLVAGLLVLTLQRPLLRLFLESRRLTRGERLDQPVSGPARGEAGRITRALEEVRLQLLDPARPPATEPPATAGRRRRFAPGIALPLALCAVVVLSWSGPLLLLSGDKGAIRVPGQVVSAQRDRTDTAADRIRQALNEGYADLRSIAPALGDGTEAKPIEAVLRGTLAEHGRYRSLYVLGPTGAVVARAGEAPRHAGAGTVGPDGVLLLNKSGKEPQVAARVGLGPQAQGESADPAAEAAAAAAPPTAVVVGEFKREFLDGLLTRPGLGRVWLIDDRHKVLSANEAFSSFGDLPEARAEAVLTSAGKGAAADVVRHGGDPAVLAAAPLGGNGTVARLGWSVVSAQPVAWLHLDQNKADRRAVLAGMLGLAAAALCLGWLFVAVGIPLRRLAASAEALAAGDRRTVLYPAHHDEVGAVARSLELLRQELELLGRPSAGRRAARAARAPGPPAAPPTPAGAGHR
- a CDS encoding purine-nucleoside phosphorylase, coding for MNVSPQSVVFADPYAAAQAAAERLRELTGAERHDVALVMGSGWVPAADALGETVAEFAVTELPGFPAPAVAGHSGKIRSVRIPGPDGERRALIFLGRNHYYEGHGVATVVHGVRTAAAAGCGTIVLTNGCGGLRQGWVPGQPVLISDHINLTADSPIVGANFVDLTDLYSKRLRELCREVDPSLDEAVYVQFRGPHYETPAEVHMARVIGGELVGMSTTLEAIAAREAGAEVLGISLVTNLAAGITGEPLNHAEVLEAGKASAERMGALLAKVLERI
- the pgsB gene encoding poly-gamma-glutamate synthase PgsB; the encoded protein is MLFLYIVLVVCCAVLLVAGIVEQRRHFAALEQIPVRVLVNGIRGKSSITRLCAGALRGGDLVTVAKTTGTAARFIHPDATEEPVYRKFGIANVVEQIGIVRRAATYRPDALVIECMAVMPALQEVNQTKLIRSTIGVLCNVREDHLAEMGPTLDDVARSLSRSMPVGGVCVTAERDRVDILREEAARRNCELIVVDPETVSDEELRGFSWFTFKENVAIALAVAELLGVERGTALRGMWEAPPDPGVLSVDRYRTADGKRLRFANVFAANDPESTLMNVQQLLDLGAIHRPLNVVINCRPDRVERNGQMGGIVPDLDPDTVFLIGHPTRSARDGIPADWQGRVVDLGGDRRDPAELTAELLAALGPDTSLVAVGNIHGQGELFLEELTHLAPDDEADEAADEDAPTAADLFAPRAADPFPPAADPFPPAADVFAPVPGPARPRRGAPWPGDGVPSQATPQARPYPEPYAQPEPYGQPQPYGRQAPYAQPGHPHPQAYPDQAQQGYPAAHRQGPRQQHPADRSGEPSPYPATDRYRQPDQYPEPDRYRQPDRFPQPGQYSQPGRYQPPGPYRQRPDTTPDQHQQPRPPAPDQFQYQYGDQQ
- a CDS encoding gamma-glutamylcyclotransferase, whose protein sequence is MPLYAAYATNLDARQMTRRAPHSPLRGTGWLDGWRLTFGGEQLGWEGSLATVVEDEKEQVFVSLYDVAPMDEEGLDRWEGVQLGIYRKMKLRAHTLDGDIQVWTYVLNDYEGGLPAARYLGLIADAAESAGAPHDYVLDLRRRPC
- a CDS encoding NAD(P)H-quinone dehydrogenase, with translation MAAGSACGTMVHVTRIVIIGGGPGGYEAALVAAQLGAEVTVVDRDGLGGSAVLTDCVPSKTLIATAEVMTTFDSSYEELGIIVADDTPPIEGSARVVGVDLGKVNRRVKRLAIAQSHDITQSVTRAGVTVLRGKGRLGGGGQAADGSREVLVDGPDGGVQTLRADAVLIATGAHPRELPDAQPDGERILTWTQVYDLEELPRELIVVGSGVTGAEFAGAYQALGSKVTLVSSRDRVLPGEDPDAAEVLEEVFRRRGMNVMSRSRAEGAKRVGDHVEVTLADGQVIRGTHCLMAVGSIPNTAEMGLEEAGVKLNDWGQIQVDRVSRTSAPGVYAAGDCTGVFMLASVAAMQGRIAMYHALGDAVQPLNLKTVASNVFTDPEIATVGYTAADVSCGKMDAVEVKLPLRGNPRAKMQGIRDGFVKLFCRPGTGIVVGGVVVAPRASELIHPISLAVDANLTVEQVASAFTVYPSVSGSTAEAARQLHIRKRAEGES